The proteins below are encoded in one region of Buttiauxella gaviniae:
- the glgA gene encoding glycogen synthase GlgA, whose product MQVLHVCSEIFPLLKTGGLADVLGALPAAQIADGVETRVLLPAFPDIRRGIVDAQVVAHRDTFAGHMTLLYGHFNGVGIYLIDAPHLYDRPGSPYHDTNQFAYTDNVHRFALLGWVGAEMACGLDPFWHPDIVHAHDWHAGLVPAYLAARGRPAKSVFTVHNLAYQGLFYAHHMNEIDLPWSFYDINGLEFNGQISYLKAGLYYADHITAVSPTYAREITEPQFAYGMEGLLRQRHREGRLSGILNGVDEKIWDPAHDLLLAARYTRDTLEEKAENKRQLQVAMGLKVNDKVPLFAVVSRLTSQKGLDLVLEALPGLLEQGGQLALLGAGDPVLQEGFLAAAAEHPGQVGVQIGYHEAFSHRIMGGADVILVPSRFEPCGLTQLYGLKYGTLPLVRRTGGLADTVSDSSLENLADGIASGFVFEDSNAWSLLRAIRRAFVLWSRPSLWRFVQRQAMGMDFSWQVAAHSYRDLYQRLL is encoded by the coding sequence ATGCAGGTCTTACATGTATGTTCTGAAATTTTTCCATTGTTGAAAACGGGTGGCCTGGCGGATGTCCTTGGCGCGCTTCCGGCGGCACAAATTGCAGACGGTGTTGAGACGCGAGTTTTACTGCCCGCTTTCCCTGACATTCGTCGCGGGATCGTCGATGCGCAGGTTGTGGCGCATCGCGACACCTTCGCGGGTCATATGACTTTGTTATATGGTCATTTCAACGGCGTGGGAATTTACCTCATTGACGCACCGCATTTGTACGACCGCCCGGGCAGCCCGTATCACGACACTAACCAGTTTGCTTACACCGATAATGTGCACCGTTTTGCGCTGTTGGGTTGGGTGGGCGCTGAAATGGCATGTGGCCTGGATCCCTTCTGGCATCCGGATATTGTGCATGCTCACGACTGGCACGCGGGCCTGGTTCCGGCGTATCTGGCAGCGCGTGGTCGGCCAGCAAAGTCAGTTTTTACCGTCCACAACCTGGCTTATCAGGGGCTGTTTTACGCCCATCATATGAATGAAATTGATCTGCCCTGGTCGTTCTACGACATAAACGGCCTGGAGTTTAACGGTCAAATTTCGTACTTGAAAGCGGGCCTTTACTATGCTGATCATATTACGGCGGTCAGCCCGACCTATGCGCGTGAGATAACCGAGCCGCAGTTTGCCTATGGCATGGAAGGGCTTTTGCGCCAGCGCCATCGCGAAGGGCGCTTGTCCGGCATCCTTAATGGCGTGGATGAAAAAATCTGGGACCCGGCGCACGACCTGCTTCTGGCCGCCCGTTACACCCGCGATACGCTGGAAGAGAAGGCTGAGAATAAGCGCCAGTTGCAGGTGGCGATGGGCTTAAAAGTTAACGACAAAGTCCCGCTGTTTGCGGTGGTGAGCCGTTTAACCAGCCAGAAAGGGTTGGATTTAGTGTTGGAAGCGCTGCCGGGGCTGCTCGAGCAAGGCGGGCAGTTAGCGTTGCTTGGGGCGGGCGACCCCGTATTGCAGGAAGGTTTCCTGGCAGCAGCGGCAGAGCACCCGGGCCAGGTGGGCGTGCAAATCGGGTATCACGAAGCCTTCTCGCACCGCATTATGGGCGGGGCGGATGTGATTCTGGTGCCGAGCCGATTTGAACCCTGTGGTTTAACGCAATTATACGGTCTGAAGTATGGCACGTTGCCGCTGGTGCGGCGCACGGGTGGGCTTGCGGATACGGTTTCTGATAGCTCGCTGGAAAACCTGGCTGACGGTATCGCCAGTGGATTTGTGTTTGAAGACAGTAATGCCTGGTCGCTGTTAAGAGCGATTCGGCGTGCCTTCGTGTTGTGGTCTCGCCCTTCGCTGTGGCGATTTGTTCAGCGTCAGGCCATGGGCATGGATTTTAGCTGGCAGGTAGCGGCGCACTCCTACCGCGATCTGTACCAACGTTTGCTGTAG
- the glgX gene encoding glycogen debranching protein GlgX produces the protein MTLLHAGNSAPYGSHYDGRGVNFTLFSANAHKVELCVFDENGHELRYDLPMRTGDIWHGYLPNAKPGLKYGYRVHGPWEPQNGHRFNPAKLLLDPCARVVVGGVDNHPHLHGGYDEPNLEDSAPHMAKCVVVQDKFDWEADEHPRTPWGDTVIYEAHVRGLTLLHPEIPQELRGTYAALGHPVMINYFKRLGITALELLPVAHFITEPRVAHLGLSNYWGYNPRSFYAAEGYYAINHDPLAAANELRGAVKALHAAGIEVILDIVLNHSAELDRDGPTLSLSGIDNRSYYWLMDNGDYQNWTGCGNTLNLSTPGVVAQVVDCLRYWVDSCHVDGFRFDLASVMGRTPEFRQDAPLFEAIKNDPVLSQIKLIAEPWDIGAGGYQVGNYPPLFAEWNDHFRDGMRRFWLRQDLSLGGFACRFAGSSDVYQHGDRRPSTSINLITAHDGFTLRDCVSFNQKHNEANGEDNRDGTNNNYSNNYGFEGLEASLNIKERRRDSVHALLTSLLLSQGTPMLLAGDEHGHSQHGNNNAYCQDNQLTWLDWEHCNDGLTTFTAALIHLRKTIPALTRNSWWKEGDDNVRWWNKEAQPLSADEWQNGIHRLQIQLSERWLITINATEELADIVLPEGEWRAIPPFAGEDNPVVMAVWHGPAHGVCVFQKS, from the coding sequence ATGACGCTATTGCACGCCGGAAACTCCGCGCCGTATGGCTCGCATTATGACGGGCGAGGGGTGAATTTCACGCTGTTCTCCGCCAATGCGCATAAAGTTGAGCTGTGTGTTTTTGATGAAAACGGCCACGAACTCCGGTACGACTTACCGATGCGTACCGGTGATATCTGGCACGGTTATCTGCCCAATGCAAAACCAGGCCTGAAGTACGGCTACCGCGTTCACGGCCCGTGGGAGCCGCAAAACGGCCATCGTTTTAACCCGGCAAAACTGTTGCTCGACCCCTGCGCGCGGGTCGTGGTGGGAGGCGTGGATAACCATCCCCATCTGCACGGGGGTTATGACGAGCCGAACCTGGAAGACAGTGCGCCGCACATGGCGAAATGCGTGGTGGTGCAGGACAAATTCGACTGGGAAGCTGACGAGCACCCGCGCACGCCGTGGGGTGATACCGTTATTTACGAAGCGCATGTGCGTGGCCTGACTCTGCTGCATCCCGAAATCCCGCAAGAGCTGCGGGGAACCTATGCCGCGCTCGGCCATCCGGTCATGATTAACTATTTCAAGCGGCTGGGGATTACCGCGCTGGAGCTGCTGCCGGTGGCGCATTTTATTACCGAGCCGCGTGTCGCGCATTTGGGGCTCAGTAATTATTGGGGCTATAACCCGCGCTCGTTTTACGCCGCCGAAGGTTATTACGCAATAAATCACGATCCGCTGGCAGCGGCTAACGAGCTGCGCGGGGCCGTGAAAGCCCTGCACGCCGCGGGTATCGAAGTGATCCTGGATATCGTTCTTAACCACAGCGCCGAACTTGATCGCGACGGGCCGACCCTCTCACTGAGCGGAATCGATAACCGTAGCTATTATTGGTTAATGGACAATGGTGATTACCAGAACTGGACGGGCTGCGGTAACACGTTGAATTTGAGCACGCCAGGTGTGGTTGCGCAGGTTGTGGATTGCCTGCGCTATTGGGTCGATAGCTGCCATGTGGATGGTTTCCGCTTCGATCTGGCTTCCGTTATGGGGCGCACACCGGAGTTTCGGCAGGATGCGCCGCTGTTTGAGGCGATCAAAAACGATCCTGTGTTGTCGCAAATAAAATTGATCGCTGAACCGTGGGATATCGGCGCCGGTGGGTACCAGGTGGGGAATTATCCGCCGCTATTTGCGGAGTGGAACGATCATTTTCGTGACGGTATGCGCCGTTTCTGGTTGCGACAAGATTTATCGTTAGGGGGATTTGCGTGCCGTTTTGCGGGATCAAGCGATGTTTACCAGCATGGCGATCGTCGCCCTTCGACCAGCATCAATTTGATCACTGCCCATGACGGTTTCACGCTGCGCGATTGTGTCAGCTTCAATCAAAAACACAATGAAGCCAACGGCGAAGATAACCGCGACGGAACCAATAATAATTACAGCAATAACTATGGATTTGAGGGGCTGGAAGCCTCGCTAAATATCAAAGAACGGCGGCGCGACAGCGTTCACGCCTTGCTCACATCGTTACTGCTTTCTCAGGGGACGCCGATGCTTCTGGCCGGGGACGAACACGGTCATAGCCAGCACGGTAACAACAATGCCTATTGCCAGGATAACCAACTGACATGGCTTGACTGGGAACATTGTAACGATGGCTTAACCACATTTACCGCGGCATTGATTCATCTCCGCAAGACGATTCCGGCCCTTACCCGGAATAGCTGGTGGAAGGAAGGTGATGACAATGTTCGTTGGTGGAATAAAGAGGCACAGCCTCTGAGTGCTGACGAGTGGCAGAACGGGATTCACCGCCTGCAAATCCAGCTTTCAGAACGTTGGCTTATTACGATTAACGCCACCGAAGAATTGGCTGACATCGTACTACCTGAAGGGGAATGGCGTGCTATTCCTCCGTTTGCCGGTGAGGACAACCCGGTGGTGATGGCTGTATGGCATGGTCCAGCGCACGGAGTATGCGTATTCCAGAAGTCATAA
- the glgC gene encoding glucose-1-phosphate adenylyltransferase yields MVRFEKNDPLMLARQLPNKSVALILAGGRGTRLKDLTSTRAKPAVHFGGKFRIIDFALSNCINSGIRRIGVITQYQSHTLVQHIQRGWSFFSEEMNEFVDLLPAQQRVHGENWYRGTADAVTQNLDIIRRYKAEYVVILAGDHIYKQDYSRMLIDHVEKGARCTVACMPVPLHEASAFGVMAVDSEEKIIEFVEKPANPPSMPGDDTKALASMGIYVFDADYLYELLEADDKDDASSHDFGKDIIPYVMKSGEAFAHPFPLSCVQSDPDAEPYWRDVGTLEAYWKANLDLASVTPELDMYDQEWPIRTHMEPLPPAKFVQDRSGSHGMTLNSLVSGGCIISGSVVVQSVLFPRVRINSFCNIDSSVLLPDVKVGRSCRLRRCIIDRACVIPEGMVVGENAEEDARRFYRSEEGIVLVTREMLAKLPG; encoded by the coding sequence ATGGTTAGGTTTGAGAAGAACGATCCTCTGATGTTGGCAAGACAACTGCCAAATAAATCTGTAGCCCTGATTCTGGCTGGTGGGCGTGGTACTCGATTGAAAGATTTAACTTCAACGCGCGCTAAGCCCGCCGTTCACTTCGGTGGCAAGTTTCGTATCATTGATTTTGCGCTGTCGAACTGTATTAACTCGGGTATACGCCGTATCGGCGTAATCACCCAATATCAATCCCATACTCTGGTGCAGCATATCCAGCGTGGCTGGTCATTTTTCAGCGAAGAGATGAACGAGTTTGTTGATTTGCTCCCGGCGCAGCAGCGTGTACACGGTGAAAACTGGTATCGCGGCACGGCGGATGCGGTCACGCAAAACCTCGATATTATCCGTCGCTACAAAGCGGAGTATGTGGTGATCCTCGCGGGTGACCATATCTATAAGCAAGATTACTCGCGCATGTTGATTGACCATGTGGAAAAAGGCGCGCGTTGCACGGTGGCATGTATGCCTGTGCCGCTCCATGAAGCCTCGGCATTTGGCGTAATGGCGGTTGATAGCGAAGAGAAAATTATCGAATTCGTTGAGAAACCGGCTAATCCCCCGTCCATGCCGGGTGACGACACTAAAGCGCTCGCCAGCATGGGGATCTACGTTTTCGATGCAGATTACCTGTATGAGCTGCTAGAAGCCGACGACAAAGACGACGCCTCAAGCCATGATTTCGGGAAAGATATTATTCCGTACGTCATGAAATCCGGCGAGGCGTTTGCCCACCCATTCCCACTTTCTTGCGTGCAGTCTGACCCGGATGCTGAGCCGTACTGGCGTGATGTCGGGACGCTGGAAGCCTACTGGAAGGCGAATCTCGACCTTGCCTCGGTCACACCTGAGCTGGATATGTACGACCAGGAATGGCCTATCCGCACCCATATGGAACCGCTGCCGCCCGCGAAATTTGTGCAAGACCGCTCCGGCAGCCACGGCATGACGCTGAACTCGTTGGTTTCAGGTGGCTGCATTATTTCCGGCTCGGTTGTCGTGCAGTCGGTGCTGTTCCCGCGCGTACGCATCAACTCGTTCTGCAACATTGACTCTTCGGTCCTGCTGCCTGATGTCAAAGTTGGGCGCTCTTGCCGTTTGCGTCGTTGCATTATCGACCGCGCCTGCGTCATTCCTGAAGGCATGGTGGTGGGAGAAAATGCCGAAGAGGATGCGCGCCGTTTCTATCGTTCTGAAGAAGGCATTGTGCTGGTTACAAGGGAAATGCTGGCCAAACTGCCGGGTTAA
- the glgP gene encoding glycogen phosphorylase translates to MNAPFSYASPTLSIEALKHSIAYKLMFTVGKDPAIANKHEWLNATLFAVRDRLVERWLRSNRAQLSQEVRQVYYLSMEFLIGRTLSNALLSLGIYEDVKNALEEMGLDLEELIDEENDPGLGNGGLGRLAACFLDSLATLGLPGRGYGIRYDYGMFKQNIVDGRQKESPDYWLEYGNPWEFKRHNTRYKVRFGGRVQLEGKKFRWVETEEILAVAYDQIIPGYDTDATNTLRLWNAQASSEINLGKFNQGDYFAAVEDKNHSENVSRVLYPDDSTYSGRELRLRQEYFLVSSTVQDILSRHYQLHKTYSNLADKIAIHLNDTHPVLAIPELMRLLIDEHKFSWEDAFEVTCQVFSYTNHTLMSEALETWPVDMLGKILPRHLQIIFEINDYFLKTLQEQYPNDTELLGRTSIIDESNGRKVRMAWLAVVASHKVNGVSELHSNLMVQSLFADFAAIFPMRFCNKTNGVTPRRWLALANPPLSEVLDENIGRTWRTDLSQLNDLKQHIDYPTVHQDVRKAKLANKKRLASYIGQQLNVVVNPNALFDVQIKRIHEYKRQLMNVLHVITRYNRIKADPTADWVPRVNIFAGKAASAYYMAKHIIHLINDVAAVINNDPDVKDRLKVVFIPNYSVSLAQIIIPAADLSEQISLAGTEASGTSNMKFGLNGALTIGTLDGANVEMLEHVGAENIFIFGNTAEEVEELRRKGYKPREYYENDEELHQVLTQIGTGTFSPGEPTRYRDLLDSLINFGDHYQVLADYRSYVDCQDKVDELYRQPEEWTIRTMHNIANMGYFSSDRTIQEYADEIWHIKPVRL, encoded by the coding sequence ATGAACGCACCCTTTTCCTATGCATCACCGACGCTCAGTATTGAGGCGCTAAAGCACTCAATCGCCTATAAACTGATGTTTACGGTTGGGAAAGACCCTGCCATTGCAAACAAACATGAGTGGCTGAACGCCACGCTATTTGCCGTTCGTGACCGGCTGGTGGAGCGCTGGCTGCGCTCTAATCGTGCCCAGCTTTCCCAGGAGGTTCGCCAGGTTTACTATCTGTCGATGGAGTTTCTGATTGGCCGCACTCTTTCTAACGCCCTGCTTTCATTAGGCATTTATGAAGATGTCAAAAACGCGCTGGAAGAGATGGGCCTGGATCTCGAAGAGTTGATTGACGAAGAGAACGACCCCGGCCTTGGCAATGGCGGGCTCGGTCGTCTCGCCGCCTGTTTCCTCGATTCACTGGCAACACTTGGCTTACCTGGGCGTGGTTACGGTATTCGCTACGATTACGGGATGTTCAAACAAAATATTGTTGATGGGCGTCAGAAAGAGTCTCCGGACTACTGGCTTGAATACGGCAATCCATGGGAGTTTAAGCGCCACAACACGCGCTACAAAGTGCGGTTCGGCGGGCGTGTGCAGTTGGAGGGTAAAAAATTCCGCTGGGTAGAAACCGAAGAGATTTTAGCGGTTGCGTATGACCAGATAATTCCCGGCTACGACACCGATGCAACCAACACGCTACGCCTGTGGAATGCGCAGGCCAGCAGCGAAATCAATCTGGGTAAATTTAACCAGGGTGATTACTTTGCGGCGGTAGAAGATAAAAACCATTCGGAAAACGTTTCACGCGTACTTTACCCGGATGACTCAACTTATTCAGGCCGCGAACTGCGCCTGCGCCAGGAATATTTCCTCGTCTCCTCCACCGTGCAGGATATTCTCAGCCGCCATTATCAACTGCATAAAACGTACAGTAACCTGGCGGATAAAATCGCCATTCACCTCAACGACACGCACCCGGTGCTGGCGATTCCTGAACTGATGCGTTTGCTGATCGACGAACATAAGTTCAGTTGGGAAGATGCGTTTGAAGTGACCTGCCAGGTGTTCTCCTACACCAACCATACGCTGATGAGCGAAGCGCTGGAAACTTGGCCGGTAGACATGCTGGGCAAAATCTTGCCGCGCCATTTGCAGATAATCTTTGAGATTAACGACTACTTCTTGAAAACCTTGCAGGAACAGTATCCGAACGATACCGAGCTGCTCGGGCGCACCTCGATTATCGATGAATCGAACGGTCGAAAAGTGCGTATGGCGTGGCTTGCCGTGGTTGCCAGCCATAAAGTGAACGGTGTTTCTGAACTGCACTCCAACCTGATGGTACAGTCGCTGTTTGCCGATTTTGCCGCCATTTTCCCGATGCGTTTTTGCAATAAAACCAATGGCGTGACGCCGCGCCGCTGGCTGGCACTGGCGAATCCACCGCTTTCCGAAGTGCTGGATGAAAACATTGGCCGCACCTGGCGTACCGATCTCAGCCAGCTAAACGACCTGAAGCAGCATATTGATTACCCGACGGTGCATCAGGATGTGCGCAAGGCGAAACTTGCGAACAAAAAGCGGCTGGCAAGTTATATCGGCCAGCAACTGAATGTGGTGGTGAACCCGAACGCGCTGTTTGATGTGCAGATTAAGCGTATTCACGAGTACAAGCGCCAGCTAATGAATGTGCTGCATGTGATTACGCGTTATAACCGCATTAAAGCCGACCCGACAGCCGATTGGGTGCCGCGTGTGAATATTTTCGCGGGTAAAGCGGCGTCAGCGTATTACATGGCAAAACACATCATTCACCTCATCAATGATGTGGCGGCGGTGATCAACAACGATCCGGATGTTAAAGATCGTCTGAAAGTGGTGTTCATTCCAAACTACAGCGTCAGCCTTGCGCAGATCATTATCCCGGCGGCGGATCTCTCCGAGCAGATTTCTCTGGCGGGTACCGAGGCATCAGGCACCAGTAATATGAAATTTGGCCTGAACGGGGCGCTGACTATTGGCACTCTCGACGGGGCAAATGTTGAAATGCTGGAGCACGTTGGGGCAGAGAATATCTTTATCTTTGGTAATACGGCGGAAGAGGTCGAGGAGCTGCGGCGCAAAGGCTATAAACCGCGTGAATATTACGAAAATGATGAAGAGTTGCATCAGGTGCTAACGCAAATCGGTACCGGCACCTTCAGCCCTGGCGAGCCAACGCGCTACCGCGACCTGCTGGATTCATTGATTAACTTTGGTGACCATTATCAGGTGCTGGCAGATTACCGGAGCTATGTAGATTGTCAGGACAAAGTGGATGAGCTGTATCGCCAGCCGGAAGAGTGGACCATTCGTACCATGCATAATATTGCCAATATGGGCTATTTCTCGTCTGACAGGACGATTCAGGAATACGCCGATGAGATTTGGCATATTAAGCCGGTGAGATTGTAG
- the glgB gene encoding 1,4-alpha-glucan branching enzyme, with amino-acid sequence MSVHPDKDVINALIAGHFADPFSLLGMHKTEAGLEVRALLPDATEVWVIEPKTGGKVGKLDCIDSRGFFCGVIPRRKNLFRYQLAVVWHGHENLIDDPYRFGPLIQEMDSWLLSEGTHLRPYETLGAHADTMDGVTGTRFSVWAPNARRVSVVGQFNYWDGRRHPMRLRRESGIWELFIPGAHPGQLYKFELIDTDGHLRLKADPYAFESQMRPETASLICGLPEKTTLSPARQRANGFDQPISIYEVHLGSWRRHADNNFWLSYRELADQLVPYVKEMGFTHLELLPINEHPFDGSWGYQPQGLYAPTRRFGTREDFRYFINAAHAAGLNVLLDWVPGHFPTDDAGLAKFDGTSLYEHGDPREGYHQDWNTLIYNYGRREVSNYLVGNALYWIERFGIDGLRVDAVASMIYRDYSRLPGEWIPNDKGGRENLEAIEFLRNTNRIIGEQTPGAVTMAEESTDFTGVSRPPSMGGLGFWFKWNLGWMHDTLDYMKLDPIHRQYHHDKMTFGMLYNSTENFVLPLSHDEVVHGKKSILDRMPGDAWQKFANLRAYYGWMWAFPGKKLLFMGNEFAQGREWNHDSSLDWHLLEGGDNWHHGVQRLVRDLNHTYRHHAPMHELDFDSYGFEWLVVEDHVNSVFIFVRRDSKGNEIIVASNFTPVPRYNYRFGINQPGRWREELNTDSMHYHGSNTGNSGAVHSDAIPSHGREHSLNLTLPPLATIWLVREGGE; translated from the coding sequence ATGTCTGTTCATCCAGATAAAGACGTGATAAATGCGCTAATTGCGGGTCATTTTGCCGATCCTTTTTCGCTACTGGGAATGCATAAAACGGAAGCCGGGCTGGAAGTTCGCGCCCTGTTACCCGACGCTACAGAAGTATGGGTTATCGAACCTAAAACAGGTGGGAAGGTCGGTAAGCTGGATTGTATTGATTCACGTGGTTTCTTTTGTGGGGTGATCCCCCGTCGTAAAAATCTCTTCCGTTACCAATTGGCCGTCGTCTGGCACGGTCATGAAAATCTGATTGATGATCCGTATCGCTTTGGGCCACTGATTCAGGAAATGGATAGCTGGTTGCTCTCCGAAGGCACGCATTTACGCCCCTATGAAACGCTCGGCGCACACGCCGATACGATGGACGGTGTAACCGGAACGCGCTTTTCTGTATGGGCGCCTAACGCCCGTCGCGTTTCCGTGGTGGGTCAGTTCAACTATTGGGATGGTCGTCGCCACCCGATGCGTTTGCGTCGTGAAAGCGGCATCTGGGAACTCTTTATTCCCGGCGCTCATCCTGGGCAGTTATACAAATTCGAGCTGATTGATACCGATGGGCATCTGCGCCTGAAGGCTGACCCGTACGCGTTTGAATCGCAGATGCGCCCGGAAACTGCATCGCTGATTTGCGGGCTACCGGAGAAAACCACGCTTAGCCCCGCACGCCAGCGTGCCAACGGTTTTGACCAACCGATTTCAATTTATGAAGTGCATCTCGGGTCATGGCGTCGCCATGCCGACAACAATTTCTGGCTCAGCTACCGCGAATTGGCGGATCAACTGGTGCCGTATGTCAAAGAAATGGGTTTTACGCACCTCGAACTGCTGCCAATTAACGAACACCCGTTTGATGGGAGCTGGGGCTACCAGCCACAGGGCCTGTACGCCCCGACACGCCGTTTCGGCACGCGTGAAGACTTCCGCTACTTTATTAACGCCGCGCACGCTGCGGGCCTGAATGTGCTGCTTGATTGGGTGCCTGGCCACTTCCCGACGGACGATGCGGGTCTGGCGAAATTCGACGGCACCTCGCTGTACGAACACGGCGACCCGCGCGAAGGCTATCACCAGGACTGGAACACGCTGATTTATAACTACGGGCGGCGTGAAGTGAGCAACTATCTGGTGGGCAATGCGCTCTACTGGATTGAGCGCTTCGGCATTGACGGTTTACGCGTTGATGCGGTGGCGTCGATGATTTACCGCGACTACAGCCGCCTGCCTGGGGAGTGGATCCCGAACGATAAAGGCGGGCGTGAAAACCTTGAAGCGATCGAGTTCCTGCGAAACACCAACCGGATTATCGGCGAGCAAACGCCGGGTGCGGTCACCATGGCGGAAGAGTCGACCGATTTTACGGGCGTGTCGCGCCCACCGTCGATGGGAGGCCTGGGTTTCTGGTTTAAATGGAACCTCGGCTGGATGCACGACACCCTCGATTACATGAAACTCGACCCTATTCACCGCCAGTACCATCACGACAAAATGACCTTCGGCATGCTCTACAACAGCACCGAAAACTTCGTTTTGCCGCTGTCACACGACGAAGTGGTGCACGGTAAAAAATCCATTCTCGATCGCATGCCGGGCGACGCCTGGCAGAAATTCGCCAACCTGCGCGCCTACTACGGCTGGATGTGGGCTTTCCCCGGCAAGAAATTACTCTTTATGGGAAATGAGTTCGCCCAGGGGCGGGAGTGGAATCACGACAGCAGCCTCGACTGGCATCTGCTGGAAGGCGGCGACAACTGGCACCACGGTGTGCAGCGCCTGGTGCGCGATTTGAACCATACTTACCGTCACCATGCCCCGATGCATGAGCTGGATTTTGACAGCTACGGTTTTGAATGGCTGGTGGTTGAAGACCACGTTAACTCGGTATTTATTTTTGTGCGCCGCGATTCGAAGGGCAATGAAATTATCGTTGCCAGTAACTTTACGCCGGTGCCGCGCTACAACTATCGCTTTGGCATTAACCAGCCGGGCCGCTGGCGCGAAGAGTTAAATACTGACTCCATGCATTATCACGGCAGTAATACCGGGAATAGCGGGGCGGTGCATAGCGACGCTATTCCAAGCCACGGGCGCGAACATTCCCTGAATCTGACGCTGCCGCCGCTCGCCACGATTTGGCTGGTACGGGAGGGAGGGGAATGA
- a CDS encoding DeoR/GlpR family transcriptional regulator, with translation MKQTQRHDAIVELVKKQGYVSTEELVEEFAVSPQTIRRDLNDLADQNLIMRHHGGAALPSSSVNTPWHDRKATQTAEKERIAQKVASQIPNGATLFIDIGTTPEAVAHALLNHSNLRVVTNNLNVANTLKVKEDFRIILAGGELRSRDGGIIGEATLDFISQFRLDFGILGISGIDGDGSLLEFDYHEVRTKRAIIENSRCVMLVVDHSKFGRNAMVNLGSIGLVDQVYTDILPPAGVMQVIAENNVQLELC, from the coding sequence GCGATTGTCGAACTGGTAAAAAAACAGGGTTATGTCAGCACGGAAGAGTTGGTGGAAGAGTTTGCCGTCAGCCCGCAAACCATCCGCCGCGATCTGAACGATCTGGCAGACCAGAACCTGATCATGCGCCATCACGGCGGTGCCGCGCTGCCTTCAAGTTCAGTGAATACGCCGTGGCATGACCGCAAAGCGACACAAACCGCAGAAAAGGAGCGCATCGCGCAAAAGGTGGCGAGCCAAATCCCCAACGGTGCCACGCTGTTTATTGATATCGGGACCACGCCGGAAGCGGTCGCTCATGCATTGTTAAATCACAGCAATTTACGCGTGGTCACTAACAATCTAAACGTGGCAAACACGCTCAAGGTTAAAGAAGATTTCCGCATTATTCTGGCGGGCGGTGAATTACGCAGCCGTGACGGCGGAATTATCGGCGAAGCAACGCTCGATTTTATCTCTCAGTTCAGGCTGGATTTCGGCATTCTGGGGATCAGCGGCATCGACGGCGACGGTTCATTGCTGGAGTTCGATTACCACGAAGTGCGTACCAAACGTGCAATTATCGAAAACTCACGCTGCGTGATGCTGGTTGTCGATCACTCTAAATTTGGCCGTAATGCGATGGTGAATCTTGGCAGTATCGGCCTGGTGGATCAGGTTTACACCGATATCTTGCCCCCTGCGGGCGTGATGCAGGTGATTGCGGAGAATAATGTGCAGTTGGAGCTGTGCTGA